The Elaeis guineensis isolate ETL-2024a chromosome 12, EG11, whole genome shotgun sequence sequence TTGGTGGATGCCCATCGCACATGCCAGGGCCACACCAAATTCCTTAGGTTTGTGTAATCTCACCCTCCACACCCTCTGACCTCAAAGTACATCACCGGATCATCTGGACCCGCATTTGTTTTTCATTGCTTACGCCCCTATCTAGGGAGAGAGATTATCAGAGGTTCGGGAGCCTCTCCTTGGATTTCGAAAACAGCGAGATCTGAGATCCTAATCTCCGTAGCTTTCCGAGATTTGGAGCTCGATTCCAATCCTTAGATCAGCGGTTTCTACACCCGCGGCCTCTCTTGTTTTCGGTAGATGGACAAATAGTGTTGGCCCTCCAATGTCAAGCGTATCCATGGCTTGAATTGGACGGAAAGGGTGCAAAGATCCAAGGGTTGCTTTAGTTTCCCCCGAGACGGAAGGTTAGTTTCTTGGATTTCACCCTTTTGCACGGTGTGAGTTTACGCTTAAGCCAATCTCTAGTTCGCCAGATAACAATTTACTGTGTCTTTCTTACCTCTTTAGTCATCTAATATCCACGGCTgtcatatatttatattatttcaaaaaattcagacataaaCTTCAGCAGACAACAAGCATGCTTGACGGTATGCGCAGCTACCGATAGACAGCAAATGTTTAGAAAAATTCACAGAGCAACAATATATAATGTATGatagatgagatttttttttttttccttcttttattgAGAAGATGAAAGTCTCACATAAACAATTGTCCATGGAAGACTTCAGCTGTATTACACCTGAATAACAGCAGGATCCCCTCAACAGGAAAGCAAAAAGGTGCTCTTACACCTTAAATGTGATGTTCGGAGACTCCCATGACTGGATTACGTCTTCGGTGGATTACTGGCTAGCTGGATCCCGCAACACTGTGACTAAATGTCAAGGCGGGGATGTTTTGCTTTATAAGCACATCTTATCACAATCAAGcaaaaactaaaaaatatcaaCAGAACATAGCCAAGTTTGGCTATGCTCAAGAAAACTCAGAAATGGCAAAGAATTGCTAGTCCCCCATACCGGGGCAGGAGCATCTTACCCACCGGCTTTTTCCCTCTACTTCCTCTTTTCCCCACCAATTGATAGGAGTTCAAAGCTACGGATTGGAGGTTCATCACGAGAACCTCTCACAGCTGCAGTTTGGGAAATTGACGATGACCTTGATTCAACCCCAGGCTGAAAAACTCTCTGTGCACTAGATGGGCGGCTACTGCTGGTTGAAAACAGCCGGTTTGCTCTGCTATGTTGCTGCTCACTAGGCTCAAGGGAAGAACCTGCTCGAGTGCTGGAAAAAACAGCCCTCTTTGATGTGCTGCCATTGCGTGAAGATGGGCGACTTTTTTCTGGTTCGTGAGCCTGCGATGATGAGCatgaaataagaaaaatatttacaGTATAGCAAGATTATAAGCATTGCAAAAAACAAACATCAAGAATTTCTCAAGTTGCATGATGAAGAAACATTGTATACGTGTGCAGAGACAGCTCACAGTGGATGAGATTTTCTTGCCTAATTTCCCTTTTGCATGCATGTGGTAACCTGTTAAGCGGGCAAAACTGTCTAAACTTGTTGTGTCTTGCAGGTTTTTTTTGCTAATTTTAAATTGCAAAGGAGACTTATCCCAAACATCAAAATCAGCTTTACATATAACCATGTATTCAATCAAAAAAATGTTATGTTTCACAAACCACCTCTTGGATAAGATCCTAACCTCTTTGAATTGATGCCAAATTCTTAGCCTTAGGCAACTTTGACAACAGAGGATCAAGCCAGTTAAGCTAGGCAGCTAGTTGGTGGTACCCTTTTTTACGACCTTTTTTAAGATTAGAAGAGGTTAATTTCAACCTTTCTACCCGATACCCACCCCTCCTCTAAGGGTTGACTCTAATTGGAATTGACCTTGCCCAAGTGGCAAGGGGTGATATCATCCGACCAAGAGCTTGGTGGTTCCTAGTTAATTAGTTAACAGATATCAAGCTTGAGCAATGCTTGACTTGTTGTCACAGCACTAAATAATATAGCTAAGAACACATTCCAGAGGTAATCTGCAGCTCCCTCCAAAGAAATGGAAGGTAACTTGGTTGTTTGGGCCTGCAGTGTCTGAAAGTGAGGCTCCATTCATGCCATGTCAACTTAATTGAAAGAACCAAAAATGTGATTCTGGGACTTAATTGGTTCGCTTGTCCTGACCATGTATCAGCTTTTGATTGCAGATTTCAGTAACAAATGCTAATTTTTTTGATTGACTGTAGAAACACAGTTCAATATGCTTTTGGTTGCACATGATACTGTTTTATAACAATAGAATGTGATTAACATTTAACCAGGTATATTTAAATGTTAAAACACTTCCTGTACTTTTGGAGAGTCAGTTAACTTCAGATAGTAAGTTATGAGAGGTATGGCACTTGGTTACGGTACATACAGACAAATACAATTACAACAAATCAGGACAACTTACAGTCTCCTTGGATGGCATAGTTGCATCATCTGCCGTTCTGTACTTGGAGCGGTCACCATGATGACCAGAACCTGAAGCATTTCTTCTTGTGAATGCTTCAACCACACCTGAGAATTTATCATGAATTTCTTGTCCGATTAAGAAAGAAAGTAATTCCACCTGTCAATACCTATCAATACATAATGGATGATTATGGCCTGATAGATTCaccaaaaaagaaaacaaacctGAAGTTCTTTCTGTCCTGTCCAGAGATGGCCCAACAGCTCCACTTGTTCTTCCACTGGGTTGCTGGAAGAAGAGGACCAAAATATAAACATGAGATAATGGGGGTGACATATGCCAAGGTAATAAGAAAATGCACAAGTCATACCCGCACTCGTGGATTGGAAGCAATCTGAGGATATTTCAATATGGTCCAGTCAAAAACATAATCAAATTGATAGCCTGCAACAATATTTCAATCAACACATAGAAGGTATAAAAGACTACAAGGGCTTAAAATTTATTGCATCCTTTGTAGAAAATTTATTTAGCCATATTACAGTTTAAATACTATAAGGCATCAGTCAAGGCCAGGAAGCGTAATGCTTGAAATCAACCTTCTCTAATAAAGAGGTCGCGAAAAAGCCTCTTTAGATATGAGTAATCCGGCTTGTCATCAAACCGCAAGGATCGACAATAGTGGAAGTAAGATATAAATTCTGATGGATATGACTTGCACAGCACCTGGTAAAAGGTTAATAAAAAGAGATCAGAGGCTGGAacattttatgcattgaaatcaGAAAAGGGACCAGTAAAAGAGGACTACCTCTACCGGTGTAAGCATTTTCTTTTCACTAATTTTGTCATATTTCTGCTTTTTAGTGCCAGCTTTCAGTCCCTGCCAAGGAAGGCTGATGCCAAGCAACATGACCAGTTAAAAGTGGAAGGATACAGATGTCACACAATTGTTTAAGTGTTCTAAcaagtgtaaaaaaaaataaacaagagTAATGTCAATTTCAACCTTCCTCTTAAAAAATACATAAGCACATAACCAAGAGATTCTAAATCATCCCTCCGACTTTGCTCTGCATGCAGACACAACATAATAATAAGAGACAGCAGAAGTGCAATCATATAAGAATATAAAGATTCTTTGCCAAATATTAGTAAATAAGGTGTGGCAAACTCACCGACTCCTAGATGTGTGTTAACACTTGCATAACGTGCTGTTCCTGTTAGGTTTTTATTCTCCCTGTAAAATGAAGTCTTACATCTCAGCGAAAGTAACCAAGAAACAAGCATTTTCAGAATAAAACAATACCACCTTTTTCTCGAATAAAGGAAAACTACAGCATGGCGGGGGGGAGGGATGTGGGGAATGTAAACTGGACATTGCTATCAAAGCCAAGGTGATTTTGATTTGTTATTGGTTCTCACTAGCAGTCAGCTAGCATCCAATCTCACAAATGATGGTTACCCCTGCCCGTAAAAAGTTAGGCTGCCACCAAGGCTGAAGACTTGAGAAAATTGCTTATCAGTCACTTGTTTGAATAAACACTATCAGCAACGTGTCCATTAAAGGGCTCTTGCCTATGCAGCTGCATAGGCTTATCTGGTTCCTTTCCCAAGCATTACAATCAGGAAGCCCCTAATGTGGCTGAAGCGCATAGCTATTAGCTATCACTGAGATCTTGCACAGAACCATTGCAGCCAGCATACATGGCCAGGCAGCAGTAGGTTACCTGGAACATACAGGTCAGTTGGGGCTAGTTAGGCCTGGCCCAGTTCAGGCAGGGTGCACCAGGTGGACATCAAAAGTCACCTTCATCTTTAAACACTTTATCTGCTAGTCATAAACAAAAGATAGAGAGAAAACAAGAAGAGAGCTCACATGACAGAAAGCATCCGTCATTGTATACTACAGAGTAAAGACTGCAAAAAAAGGTTTCAGAACTACATTCCTTGAATAAGGTCTCAGTTTGCTTTGTTCAATTTTAACATATTGCACCAGCATGATTTGCTAtatgctatattttttttattccgcTGCTACTGATAATAAGGATAAAAAATGAGAACCACACCTTAAATGGTCGTCAGTTTAACATCCAACTCACATGAATAATACTGAATAATACCAAAGAGTGCAAAATAGATCACCTGCCATGCAGGCAAGAAACAGCTTTTCTTAAACATTAGCACATAAGAATCAACGTATAATTCACCTGTAAGGTATGTGCTTATGAGTTTGGAGGTCTCTATATTTCTTTGCCAAGCCATAATCAATGATATAAACCTGCCATAAAGAGCAAACATGGAAAATAAGGGAAAAAGTGCAACAGAACTCGAGCAGTTTATAACTGAAtttacaaaaaaagaaaaaaaatgcaaatGCATCCAATTATGCTAGTAACTAGTGTGCAGACCTTTACcggcaaacaaaaaaaaaagaaaagaaaaaagcctAGATAACCATAGAATCATATAAAACAAGGCATTAATACAAGTAACAACAAAAAGAAACATGAATTGCTTACATATCTGACATAAAATAAATGGTGTATATGCACAAACTAATTCATGTTTGGCTAGCCATTACGTTCACCACACAGCTTTCCTGCATGTTATCATCTCTAAAAAGCAAATAAGTTTTCGCATATTGTAACATTCCATATCAATGGATGGCTCTTATGTGATGCCAAATTAAGAGTCAAAGTTCTGCAAAGAACATAGGTTCAACAAATGGTACtttatttatctatattttcTATTATGCTAGAGTTCTCTCTGCGAATACATGCCCAAAAAGACATCATGACGGCATctgttttcataaaaaaatctgtGACCCCAGAATTTCCATTCAAAACAACAATAaattacaccaaaaaaaaaaaagtgcaacATACTTGTTTAAGATGGGGCAACGAAGTTAAACACCAATCTATATGGTGATTCACCATACTTAGAGAGAGTAAGAAGTAAACTGAACCTGGCACATCAAGAATATTTATCGCTAGGACCAAACATATCAGAAATTTGATAAGACCATCCAAATTCCTAAGGTTGGCAAAATTCCCTCATAATGCAGTTAATTAACATATATCAGACACACCCAACAAACATTACTGTTGAGTTTTTGTCCAGATAGCCATGCTCATATTGATTTAAGAATACTTGGAGCGACCACATATGCAACCATGAAAATGTTGACTTCAAGATTGTGATTCAGACAAGCATCATAGGAGTGTAGATcctttttctttaagaaaaagatacccAAAGCCTATTTCACAAGCCCATAATAATGATGCCATCTGATTTTGAGATAGTGATCACTATGATGAAGTCTGGATTTGTCATGTTATCACTTGAACAGTTCAAGGAAAAACTTAATGCATAACTTCAACCTCCTCGAGTTATCAAAGCTTGATTGTTGTCAAAACTTAATAAAAGCTCATTACTTCAAGTATTTGTTTAAATTCTTCGATTTAGTATACAAATACTTGTTAATTAATTGGTTAGGATTACAAAATGCTACATAAAGCTATCGGCCAAACAAAGGCGGAGTTAAAAAAGAAGACATGCTAGTTGCTATAACCATCCTTTTAACAGTTGATAGGAACAGCTTTGTTCACCTTGCAATCTAAGCATGTTTGTCGAAAGTTTGCTAGATATTTGCATATAAATATAGAATGTCCTAAGGtagcaattaaaaaaaatatatatattacaatAAAAAGAAAATGAGCACGTGCAATAGCATCCAACCAAGCATGATTCTTAGCTGTTAATGGTGGATGTCTGTTAAGTCATTGACATGTAGAACAGATCAAAACAAACTATTCTCCATATTCGTATTGAAGTGAAATGGCTAAAAGATCACAAGAATGGCCAAGAGGAAGGGGCGCAAATAAGCAAGAGTTAAAGAAAGAAGTGAAGCATGCaagattttcaaatattttatggCGATCAATAGCACTTTTATACTTTGATTTCACAGTGCATTCCATTACTTTGTTCACTGAACCGTAGTGAGCTGATTTGCTCCATAAATTATGCTGGACAAAACCTTGGACCATGATCAAGGTGTAGAAATTGCCTAAGTATTAGAATGAACAACCGAAAGCCAGCC is a genomic window containing:
- the LOC105055713 gene encoding casein kinase 1, with protein sequence MEHVIGGKFKLGRKIGSGSFGELYLGVNIQSGEEVAIKLESVKTKHPQLHYESKLYMLLQGGTGIPHLKWFGVEGEYNIMVIDLLGPSLEDLFNYCNRKFSLKTVLMLADQLINRVEYMHSRGFLHRDIKPDNFLMGLGRKANQVYIIDYGLAKKYRDLQTHKHIPYRENKNLTGTARYASVNTHLGVEQSRRDDLESLGYVLMYFLRGSLPWQGLKAGTKKQKYDKISEKKMLTPVEVLCKSYPSEFISYFHYCRSLRFDDKPDYSYLKRLFRDLFIREGYQFDYVFDWTILKYPQIASNPRVRQPSGRTSGAVGPSLDRTERTSGVVEAFTRRNASGSGHHGDRSKYRTADDATMPSKETAHEPEKSRPSSRNGSTSKRAVFSSTRAGSSLEPSEQQHSRANRLFSTSSSRPSSAQRVFQPGVESRSSSISQTAAVRGSRDEPPIRSFELLSIGGEKRK